Proteins from a genomic interval of Streptomyces sp. Tu6071:
- a CDS encoding SDR family oxidoreductase yields the protein MSGITGKVVALTGASSGIGEATARLLAARGAAVVLGARRTDRLDALAAEIRAEGGRALALPADVTVPGDQEAMVARAVEEYGRLDVLVANAGVATVGPVAALDLAAWTAMVDVNLRGVLHGVAAALPVFRAQGEGHVVATVSTSGLKIVPGQAVYAATKNAVRTFMEALRQESTDGTLRTTTISPGYVRTELTAPPSGADSPHAAMLPFALAPEAVARAIAFAVEQPHDVEIGAITLRPTVQG from the coding sequence ATGTCAGGCATCACAGGGAAAGTAGTCGCCCTCACCGGCGCGAGCAGCGGCATCGGCGAGGCCACGGCCCGGCTGCTCGCCGCGCGCGGCGCCGCCGTCGTCCTCGGCGCCCGCCGCACGGACCGCCTTGACGCCCTCGCCGCCGAGATCCGCGCCGAGGGCGGCCGGGCGCTCGCGCTGCCCGCCGACGTCACCGTGCCGGGCGACCAGGAAGCGATGGTGGCGCGGGCGGTCGAGGAGTACGGGCGACTCGACGTCCTCGTCGCCAACGCCGGAGTCGCCACCGTGGGCCCCGTCGCCGCACTCGACCTCGCCGCCTGGACCGCGATGGTCGACGTCAACCTGCGCGGCGTCCTGCACGGCGTCGCCGCCGCCCTCCCCGTCTTCCGCGCCCAGGGCGAAGGTCACGTCGTCGCGACCGTCTCCACCTCCGGCCTCAAGATCGTCCCCGGCCAGGCGGTCTACGCCGCCACCAAGAACGCCGTCCGCACCTTCATGGAGGCACTCCGCCAGGAATCCACGGACGGCACCCTGCGCACCACCACGATCAGCCCCGGTTACGTCCGCACCGAACTCACCGCACCCCCGTCCGGCGCCGACAGCCCCCACGCGGCGATGCTCCCCTTCGCCCTCGCCCCCGAAGCGGTCGCCCGCGCCATCGCCTTCGCCGTCGAACAGCCCCACGACGTCGAGATCGGCGCCATCACACTCCGGCCGACCGTCCAGGGGTGA
- a CDS encoding TOBE domain-containing protein, translating into MQSYTIGRAARLLGVSPDTARRWADAGRVATHRDDSGRRLIAGRDLAALCVEVGQGGGGGGEDEEPYTSVRNAFPGIVTAVRLGDVAAQVEIQAGPHRLVSLLTREAVEELGLEVGMEATARVKSTNVHVDRY; encoded by the coding sequence ATGCAGTCCTACACAATTGGCCGCGCGGCGCGGCTGCTCGGGGTCAGCCCCGACACCGCACGGCGCTGGGCCGATGCCGGGCGGGTAGCCACCCACCGGGACGACTCCGGACGCCGGCTCATCGCGGGGCGCGACCTCGCCGCGCTGTGCGTCGAGGTCGGCCAGGGCGGAGGAGGAGGTGGGGAGGACGAGGAACCGTACACCTCCGTGCGCAACGCCTTCCCCGGCATCGTCACCGCCGTCCGCCTCGGGGACGTCGCCGCCCAGGTCGAGATCCAGGCCGGACCGCACCGGCTCGTCTCCCTGCTGACCCGCGAGGCCGTCGAGGAACTCGGCCTGGAGGTCGGCATGGAAGCCACCGCACGCGTCAAGTCCACGAACGTGCACGTGGACCGCTACTGA
- a CDS encoding TetR/AcrR family transcriptional regulator has protein sequence MPTDPGHAEPTPGQPEPPAHPEAPADASRAGAPADAPRPEADADAPPADRRRADAVRNRARIVAAARDALAEAAPGEELRLNAVAKAAGVGQGTLYRHFATREELLAEVHRQDVAELVDEADTLLAAYSPVEALGRWFDRLTAYARVKRGVLAALEPRAWNALTARSHGTLTEAIERLLAAGRADGSIRADVDARDVMVLIAYLSRLEESEWPTRARRLLDVLLNGLRTRP, from the coding sequence ATGCCGACCGACCCCGGCCACGCCGAACCCACGCCCGGGCAACCCGAGCCGCCCGCGCACCCCGAGGCACCCGCCGACGCCTCCCGAGCCGGGGCACCCGCCGACGCCCCCCGCCCCGAGGCTGACGCCGACGCCCCTCCCGCCGACCGCCGTCGCGCCGATGCCGTGCGCAATCGCGCCCGGATCGTGGCGGCGGCGCGGGACGCGCTGGCGGAGGCGGCGCCGGGCGAGGAGTTGCGGCTCAACGCGGTGGCCAAGGCAGCGGGGGTCGGCCAGGGCACGCTGTACCGGCACTTCGCGACGCGCGAGGAACTGCTCGCCGAGGTTCACCGCCAGGACGTGGCCGAACTGGTCGACGAGGCGGACACGTTGCTCGCCGCGTACTCGCCGGTGGAGGCGCTGGGCCGGTGGTTCGACCGGCTCACCGCGTACGCGCGCGTGAAGCGGGGGGTGCTCGCGGCGCTGGAGCCCCGCGCGTGGAACGCGCTCACGGCGCGCAGTCACGGCACACTGACCGAGGCGATCGAGCGCCTGCTCGCGGCGGGACGGGCGGACGGGAGCATCCGCGCGGACGTGGACGCGCGCGACGTCATGGTCCTCATCGCGTACCTCTCGCGCCTGGAGGAGTCCGAGTGGCCGACGCGGGCACGCCGCCTCCTGGACGTGCTCCTCAACGGACTGCGTACGCGCCCCTGA